CGGCACTGGAGTCTCTGTTGTATAATCACCCATTTCACTTGGAGGTTTGGTTATCATCTGCAGAGCAGCATTCTCTCCTTCTTCCCCACAGAGGTTGTCAATTTCAGGAATCACTCTGATCTCAGTCACAATTTCCACATTTCTTGTCTCAGAAGAGACTATTTGTTCCTCGGCACATTCAGTATTAGCAGGGTTGGCGTTTGTGCGCTTCTGATTAACCTGCTCTTTTGATTTCACATTGCAGAAAGTAAAATTTCCTTTTCCACAAATCTGCAGATCTGACATTTTTTCGCCTGACTTCATCTGTGTGTCCAGTACAGACCGGCATGATTTGGAGTCTTCATTATGACTACAGGATATGTTACAACTGCATTCTTTCTCTTCCTTGTCAAAAAGAACATTCTTTCTGTCGCTATATTTATTCCTGTTATCATTATTCTCTTCGGTGTTACTGGACTGACTCCGTTTTTTACAAAAACGTGTGACATGTTCACAAGTGCTGCTACCAGGCTGAAAAAGGGATTCCTCCACACTTAAACTAACGTTGACTGCTTGGAGTTGACCATCTTCATCACTGCTGCACAGAGGGCTGTGACCGCCAAGAGTCTCATCTTCAGGTGACGTGTCCAGCCTCTTGTAGTCAGTGTCAAAGTGTTTTGATGTGTAAGTCTCTGCTAATGTCCCACCTGGATGCTGTGCTGGAGAGCTGCTCAGCTTGTCACTCTCAGTACCTGCAGACTGCTTATCTTTCCCCACATCTGGAGAGTGTCTCTCTGGAAGAATACAACAGACTTTTGATGCTCCTGTGGGTGCATCATCGGTATGTGGAGGAGTCATCTTTGTATGAGGAATGACACTGAATTTATTCTCTTGTGGTTGCTGGTTTTCACAGTGCAGATCCCCACTTCTATTTTCAGCTTTGTTTTTATGGACAGTATTTATTGATGACAGAGAGCTGGTTGTTTTATAAAGTAGCATCATGTAATCAGTCCTTGGTCGTTTGGGAGATGGTGGTGAATCAACTCCTTTCACAATTTGCTGGCAGATGTGTTCTTGGGTTATCTTATCCATTTACTTCAGTCTCCAAATCCTAAAATGGAAGTAGCACACGTGTGAACACTGGACCTAAAAAGGTCTGCTCATTAAAGTGATAATCATCAATCACATCAATAAGAATGATTTAATGTCAACAATAATCCCACTGCAAATCTCCAAAATAAAAGACGTGACAGCATAATATCCAGTTAGTGGATTTACGATATCAGTACAGATTgttacacagcatgatgctgattCACTGTACAGAACACAACAGATTTACTGTCATCATTTGAGACACTTCTGTTTTTCCTCACTTTAACACCTCATTCTGGGCTACAGTGCTTCATTTCCTCAAAAATGTGCATTTTTGGCAGGATGTTTCATCCTCATGGTTTCCAGGCTGAAGCACTGAAACACTTAGCAAGTGAAATGAGATGCCAATCAACTAATTTCTTTGTAGTTTACAGACATATATGTCTTTTCTAACTATTCTTGCTATCTTCTCTTATCTGATTCATATTTTGCACTGTAATGTAATGAGTCAGATAAATGTCTTATTTCTGGAAGGACCTCTTCCAAGTTATGGCACAGATGTACACTGGCAGGCGCAGGTACATGAATCAGCCTCAGCTCTAAAATATTAAGAGCATCTCTCCAATCTATAGTGAtatatttccaaataaaatttgattttgCATAGGACACTGTGCTATCATGTGATTATTCCCCCTTATTTATTAAATATAAGGAAAATGGAAGTCGGCTTTTCTTCATCTCAAAACAATGATCATatttaaataaagtttgaaaacataaaaaaaatatgtaaCTGTGAAATTCTGTTTTTTATAAGATGTGATGGTTTCAAAGCTGAACAAAAGAGTTTTGTCTTTGAATAATTACACTGTCAGGCTTACTGGCCGCCCACAACCTCCTCAGCGTCACTTAAATGGACTTCATTTTCtatagtgtttttccatctgaaAAGAGAGCACTTTACAACCTCAATCCTCATATTAAGCAATTCATGCACCAATGTTAGGAGCTACCATACAATAGGCACAAATGTGCACACCGAGAGCATTTGGGGTAAAAAGAACCCTGCTCACAGGCACCTTAACGGTGGTAATGAAGCCAGGACAACTTCTGGTCTTCACATTCCTCACccatatctatctatccatcagtCAGAAGATCAACCCTCTGTTTGCAATACTTCTCAAACCATGAGATTACAATTTTCATACAAAGGGAAGATGGACATTTCATCATTTCATAATGTATTGAGGAACACAACAAAAAATACCAATAACTCATCAATTTAGTGTTCACTACTCAGTTATGCATGCGCTGATGCTGTGAATTCACATCACCACCACACAATCAAAACGGTCCTGGTCctgtagcaaccacccaggcagatggaCTGATCCATCCCGATCTCCTGAAAGTGACCATTCATATACTGCAGACAGGCCAATCTCTGCCTTTTCCATTTGCTGGGGTCctcatcaacactgaggcacctgtgtgctggatcatgcccacgaAGACGAAGTTGTCAATGTTCTGTATTTCATGTTCAATATTGTGTAGCTTCAATTTTAAGAAGTTAAGAAACATTTTGGTGTGTctttcaaaacaacaacaaaaaaaatgctgtgaATTATTGCTTCACTTTTCAAAAGGTCTATTTCTATATTCAATGTATTTTTTAAGGCTGggtattttcacaaaaaaaaaaaaaaagaaataacacTGCCTAGGGTTTGTTTCTTGCCACCGAAAACTGCTTTCACCATTTGTCCTGGTGAAAACCTTTATTTCTGTGAAACTGAATGGGATTCAAAGTACAATTAGCAACAACCTTATgtacattttacaaaaataatttttttaacaaCAGCATGGTCATATTAATTCAGCAGAAGGCTGAATTAATTGACTTGTTTcaaatcattattattttgtaaaTTACAATAGTTATACTTAGAGGTACAGTATAGCAATAGTAGGTATAAGTATAGCAATAATTATTAGAGGTTGTTTTGTTAAGTTTACATttgtcccattttttttttacagaattgcTCCAGTAAGCagttaacattttttttatttaattgtaaAAACAACAGTGTTGAAATGGGCATAATTTCATATATTAATCTGCATAAAGAGCTAAACATTCAATATGCAAATGGATAATGCTAATGTTAACTTTTACATCACAAGAAAGTTTTGTCAAAATGGGAGAGAAAAAAACCTTAACTAAAAGCAAAgtgctgtttttatttacttcTTTTCTGCAGTTTTTACTAAAATCTAACTTGCTAATGTAGCAAACTTTTTATCATTAGGCTAGTATAagttagctaacgttagcttagtgagttgtttttttaaaaaaggtcaGATGGTCTGGGAGAGGGTTAATTCAATCTTCTGTCGATTAGTTAGTAATATTTCAGTTGTTCGTGCACCATAATTTACATTATTATTAAATCACCTTCTCACTTTGATTGATGCTACTTGTTAGTTATGCTAATGCaactatgtttttttgtttgtttttttgttcattaTGTGCCTCGAAACTATTGCGGTTTACATCATTAATGGGTTCAATTTAAGTTTGGTGGGTTTAATTCTCACCTAAATGAATTTAATAAATCCTCGTCAGAAGCTTCTCTTTTTGCAGCATCATCTCTACACGCACGCGACGGCGGGAAAGCgggggggagggggagagagagagagagagagagagagagagagagcgcttagAGTGATGCTCGC
The sequence above is drawn from the Thalassophryne amazonica chromosome 21, fThaAma1.1, whole genome shotgun sequence genome and encodes:
- the LOC117502778 gene encoding uncharacterized protein LOC117502778, giving the protein MDKITQEHICQQIVKGVDSPPSPKRPRTDYMMLLYKTTSSLSSINTVHKNKAENRSGDLHCENQQPQENKFSVIPHTKMTPPHTDDAPTGASKVCCILPERHSPDVGKDKQSAGTESDKLSSSPAQHPGGTLAETYTSKHFDTDYKRLDTSPEDETLGGHSPLCSSDEDGQLQAVNVSLSVEESLFQPGSSTCEHVTRFCKKRSQSSNTEENNDNRNKYSDRKNVLFDKEEKECSCNISCSHNEDSKSCRSVLDTQMKSGEKMSDLQICGKGNFTFCNVKSKEQVNQKRTNANPANTECAEEQIVSSETRNVEIVTEIRVIPEIDNLCGEEGENAALQMITKPPSEMGDYTTETPVPAQISQEPAEGDNDAGPFSVIDPAIWSETDREAEGSTAGVELSPSVKICEVEMPVPLCSDVRDLQHSTKELAASDQAEQFNGEGRAQQATVLYHLN